The following coding sequences lie in one Cinclus cinclus chromosome 15, bCinCin1.1, whole genome shotgun sequence genomic window:
- the VMA21 gene encoding LOW QUALITY PROTEIN: vacuolar ATPase assembly integral membrane protein VMA21 (The sequence of the model RefSeq protein was modified relative to this genomic sequence to represent the inferred CDS: inserted 2 bases in 1 codon) encodes MRGHCGGFRRARXAMERFGPGSVSAVPVAEFRPNEGSLTSTLRTLLFFSALMITLPVGLYFSSKAYVFEGSLGMSDRDSYFYAAIVAVVTVHVVLALFVYVAWNEGSRQWREGKQD; translated from the exons ATGCGCGGCCATTGCGGCGGTTTCCGGCGGGCCCG CGCGATGGAGCGGTTCGGGCCCGGCTCCGTGAGCGCCGTGCCTGTGGCCGAGTTCAGGCC aaatgagGGTTCATTAACATCAACTTTAAGAACGCTTCTGTTCTTCTCAGCTCTAATGATTACATTACCTGTTGGGCTGTATTTTTCATCAAAGGCTTATGTATTTGAAG gTTCCTTGGGAATGTCTGACAGAGACAGCTATTTTTATGCTGCCATAGTTGCTGTGGTCACTGTCCACGTGGTACTTGCTCTCTTTGTTTATGTAGCCTGGAATGAGGGTTCACGGCAGTGGCGCGAAGGCAAACAGGACTAA